From a region of the Ascochyta rabiei chromosome 22, complete sequence genome:
- a CDS encoding Glutathione transferase yields MVELVKNLIPAEYGYVLGAVVSTFFVNAWHGGHVGSFRKAAKIPYPFEYASYEQIQTASPASKKAMLAFNSAQRAHQNFGENHPTVMGTLLISGLRWPVATAILGAVWSVNRVVYAVGYSNSGEEGGKGRYYGAAWMLAHYALIIMSGISAYKIAMA; encoded by the exons ATGGTTGAGCTCGTCAAGAACCTTATTCCCGCCGAGTACGG CTACGTCCTCGGCGCTGTCGTCAGCACTTTCTTCGTCAACGCCTGGCACGGCGGCCATGTCGGTTCCTTCCGCAAGGCAGCCAAGATCCCTTACCCCTTCGAGTACGCCTCGTACGAGCAGATCCAGACGGCATCTCCCGCGTCCAAGAAGGCCATGCTGGCCTTCAACTCGGCTCAGCGCGCCCACCAGAACTTCGGCGAGAACCACCCCACCGTCATGGGCACACTCTTGATCTCCGGCCTCAGGTGGCCCGTGGCTACCGCTATCCTGGGAGCCGTGTGGAGCGTCAACCGGGTCGTGTACGCTGTTGGATACTCAAACAGTGGAGAGGAGGGCGGCAAGGGCAGGTACTATGGCGCTGCGTGGATGTTGGCGCACTATGCGCTGATCATCATGTCTGGTATCTCCGCGTACAAGATTGCCATGGCTTAA
- a CDS encoding Dihydrofolate reductase produces MSQLDPSCTAPRDTTLSSYKPNTMPSKSLTLILAATPSLGIGKSGGLPWPQLKQEMGYFARVTKRTWPTGISEGDAAGQMAEKRTRMNAVVMGRKTWDSIPERFRPLAGRVNVVVTRDTNAFTKTLGNGEEQGGRTGNTPSPLVASSVSDALQQLQSDKVGIEVDKIMVIGGASIYEQALKRKEAKHVLLTKIQREYECDTFFSEDLDGTNWKKASPEELKEFTGEAFEHGTEVEEKDVRFEFCLYNRVA; encoded by the coding sequence ATGAGCCAACTCGATCCGTCGTGCACTGCACCTCGCGACACAACGCTCTCCTCGTACAAGCCCAATACAATGCCGTCGAAGTCGTTGACGCTCATACTGGCCGCCACGCCATCGCTCGGCATTGGAAAATCAGGCGGTCTACCCTGGCCACAACTCAAGCAAGAAATGGGATATTTCGCACGCGTCACAAAACGGACTTGGCCAACGGGTATATCAGAGGGCGACGCAGCGGGGCAGATGGCGGAGAAGAGAACAAGGATGAATGCGGTGGTGATGGGGCGGAAGACGTGGGATTCCATACCGGAGCGTTTCAGGCCTTTGGCGGGGAGGGTGAATGTCGTCGTTACGCGGGACACAAATGCGTTTACAAAGACCCTGGGGAACGGAGAAGAACAAGGAGGGAGGACAGGCAATACCCCAAGTCCGTTGGTCGCGAGCAGTGTGTCAGACGCGCTCCAGCAGTTACAGAGCGACAAGGTCGGCATAGAGGTCGACAAGATCATGGTCATCGGCGGCGCAAGCATCTATGAGCAGGCGCTGAAACGGAAGGAGGCGAAGCACGTCCTGTTGACAAAGATCCAGAGGGAGTACGAGTGTGATACTTTCTTCAGCGAAGACTTGGATGGAACGAACTGGAAGAAAGCCAGCCCAGAAGAATTGAAAGAGTTCACTGGGGAAGCCTTCGAACACGGTACAGAGGTCGAGGAGAAGGATGTGCGATTTGAGTTTTGCTTGTATAATCGTGTGGCGTAG
- a CDS encoding Platinum sensitivity protein, which yields MALVAPPAHDRKRVKVYELKNNDWFDRGTGFCRGVVVNQEEAKIVVLSEDDQTRQLLETRISKDDGYQKQQDTLIVWTEQNGTDMALSFQEPEGCANIWEFVNEVQSRLQQLAQDDGLSDDIDHIGPIMLPNPDLGNLHEIENHMRAANSTPGGREALAKFILAQKYIPMLIPLVDMAEDLESVSDLHRLCSIMKMLILLNDTSIIEYVVHDDIILGVVGALEYDPDFPLHKANHRQYLSDESKFKEVVKIEDDSIKRKIHSTYRLQYLKDVVLARILDDPTFSVLNSLIFFHQVDIVQHLQSNLPFLKELFGIFGAKEQSLQRKKDAVLFIQQCCAIAKSLQANGRAQLYQNFISNGLLEVIQFALKHQDASVRVAGTDILVSLIDHDALMVRSYIFKAIQEKSKPLTDTLIELLLIEVDLGVKAQMADAIKILLDPNANSASIEALGRTNSDFLAKMRGQLPSIPQTDSFVQNFYDESARKLFQPLKELEGKESMGDLSIQEVSLYAHLVEVLCFFIRQHSYRSKYFILSEGLAARVGQLMSCPEKHLKLTALKYFRTVIALHDETHNRQIIQHQLFEPILQVLFDTMPRDNLLNSACLELFEFIKRENIKIIVHHLVETYREKLQLVTYVDTFQNLILRYDQMQEPVTTQELDHSFTSVESDTPARPSGLVNGGKWGQGLRDVDADEEAYFNTSDDEDELAAPGKPVLNGASPVRPLVNYPDDDAEDDVDMDIPMTLRSATAAMQAKDESKSPKTISSAGSPPERISEKRRREDDEEDELLANLSTTTAPKRRASTSSNTSTPSLRSLRRKSPQINSGKDGGTAKKISISLPVKTGGENNENE from the exons ATGGCCCTGGTAGCGCCACCGGCCCACGATCGCAAGCGCGTCAAGGTCTACGAGCTCAAGAACAATGACTGGTTCGACAGGGGCACAGGCTTTTGCAGGGGCGTTGTAGTGAAT CAGGAAGAAGCCAAGATCGTCGTCTTGTCCGAAGACGACCAGACGCGCCAGTTGCTCGAGACGCGCATCAGCAAGGACGATGGCTACCAGAAGCAGCAGGATACACTCATAGTGTGGACCGAGCAGAACGGCACCGACATGGCCCTCAGTTTCCAGGAGCCAGAGGGCTGCGCCAACATATG GGAATTCGTCAACGAAGTGCAGTCGCGGTTGCAGCAGTTGGCTCAAG ACGATGGTCTTTCAGACGATATCGACCACATTGGTCCCATAATGCTGCCCAATCCAGACCTTGGCAACCTCCACGAGATCGAAAACCACATGCGCGCAGCAAACTCGACACCGGGTGGTCGCGAAGCCCTGGCCAAATTCATCCTGGCGCAAAAGTACATTCCCATGCTGATACCCCTCGTGGACATGGCAGAGGACCTTGAGAGCGTATCAGATCTGCATCGGCTGTGCAGTATCATGAAGATGCTCATTCTGCTCAACGACACTTCCATCATAGAATATGTCGTGCACGATGATATCATCTTGGGCGTTGTTGGGGCACTGGAGT ATGACCCAGATTTCCCGCTACACAAGGCCAACCATAGACAGTACCTCTCCGACGAGTCCAAGTTTAAGGAAGTGGTCAAAATCGAGGACGATTCCATAAAACGGAAAATCCATTCGACGTACCGCCTGCAGTATCTCAAGGATGTCGTACTTGCGCGCATCCTCGACGATCCCACCTTCTCGGTCCTCAATTCGCTCATCTTCTTCCACCAAGTCGACATTGTCCAACATCTGCAATCGAACCTTCCTTTCTTGAAAGAGCTGTTCGGCATCTTCGGCGCGAAGGAGCAAAGCTTGCAGCGTAAGAAGGATGCTGTCCTGTTCATCCAACAATGCTGCGCAATAGCCAAGAGCCTACAGGCGAACGGCCGAGCTCAACTTTATCAGAACTTCATCAGCAACGGCTTGCTGGAAGTGATACAGTTTGCGCTCAAGCATCAGGATGCGTCCGTGCGAGTTGCAGGAACAGACATACTGGTCTCACTTATAGACCACGATGCATTGATGGTCCGCAGTTACATCTTCAAGGCTATCCAGGAAAAGTCGAAGCCACTGACCGACACGCTCATCGAGTTGCTCCTCATCGAGGTTGATCTGGGCGTTAAAGCGCAGATGGCTGACGCGATCAAGATATTGCTGGACCCTAACGCAAACTCGGCATCCATCGAGGCTCTAGGCCGTACTAACAGCGACTTCCTGGCAAAGATGAGGGGTCAATTGCCATCAATACCCCAGACTGACTCGTTCGTTCAAAACTTTTACGACGAGTCCGCAAGAAAGCTCTTCCAACCGCTCAAGGAACTTGAAGGCAAAGAATCGA TGGGTGACCTCTCGATACAAGAGGTATCCTTGTACGCTCATCTGGTGGAGGTTTTGTGCTTCTTCATCCGGCAACATTCTTACCGCAGCAAATACTTCATCCTTTCAGAAGGTCTTGCAGCTAGAGTCGGCCAGCTGATGAGTTGTCCGGAGAAGCACCTCAAGTTGA CCGCTCTGAAATATTTCCGCACAGTCATCGCCTTACACGACGAGACACATAATCGGCAGATCATCCAACACCAACTCTTCGAACCAATCCTTCAAGTCTTGTTCGACACGATGCCGCGAGACAACCTGTTGAACTCAGCCTGCCTCGAGCTCTTCGAGTTCATCAAGCGCGAAAACATCAAAATCATTGTTCACCATTTGGTTGAGACGTATCGTGAGAAGCTTCAGCTTGTCACGTATGTTGACACCTTCCAAAACCTCATCTTGCGTTACGACCAGATGCAAGAGCCAGTGACCACACAGGAGCTCGACCACTCTTTTACTAGCGTGGAAAGTGACACACCTGCGCGACCATCAGGATTGGTCAACGGTGGCAAGTGGGGTCAAGGGTTGAGGGACGTGGACGCAGACGAGGAAGCGTATTTCAATACATcagacgacgaggacgaacTGGCAGCTCCTGGGAAGCCAGTGCTGAATGGAGCGTCGCCAGTACGACCACTAGTAAACTACCCCGACGACGATGCCGAAGACGATGTCGACATGGATATCCCCATGACCCTGCGCAGTGCAACAGCTGCCATGCAAGCAAAGGACGAGAGCAAGTCACCGAAAACGATCAGCTCTGCAGGGTCACCTCCGGAACGTATTTCCGAGAAGCGTCGTAGAGAAGACGATGAGGAGGATGAGCTGCTCGCTAACCTATCGACGACGACCGCACCCAAACGCCGTGCTTCGACATCAAGCAACACAAGTACACCGAGTCTACGCAGTCTACGCCGAAAATCACCGCAGATCAACTCTGGGAAAGATGGTGGAACGGCCAAGAAGATATCAATTTCACTACCCGTAAAGACCGGAGGCGAGAACAACGAGAACGAATAA
- a CDS encoding Zinc transporter — protein sequence MLDNDTRGWIMAVVSGIACTFGASIICVDLIVRLFPGHKNFKIEDSNAFLSTGLSLSFGVMIFSSLFSMLPSSKKYLITGGMTPRDATLTMIGFFLLGAFGISILSDILHRYIPHSVVDCDHEHGDEGKVEDEEAAHSHKPMQEQNSGLLQPDAGHEEHSYGTNSDNSKLPRRPSLHTAISTKVSQLVTGQKKALCDEDGQCYGYSDACGAECFKNVQQRPPRLYASKSSQHLNPARPSAANRHQTTQGPHAHDRQLLTLEDVDETTPLMPTRSGPAMMDSSTASLPTTNNTRPRSLAQKHSQTSLSSASSSHSAHSHASHAPQHHHHVPTNAFLAIGLQTSTAIALHKIPEGFITYATNHANPTLGLSIFLALFIHNITEGFALALPLYLAINSRWRAMFWSALLGGVSQPLGAGVAALWFKVAGRGKSDGMGEPGEKVYGCMFAVTAGIMAMVSLQLLGESLDLTHSRKLCFVSAFAGMGILGLSSALTA from the exons ATGCTCGACAATGACACGCGAGGATGGATAATGGCAGTGGTCAGCGGCATTG CATGCACGTTTGGCGCTTCGATAATCTGTGTTGACCTCATTGTGCGCCTCTTTCCTGGGCACAAAAACTTCAAGATCGAGGACAGCAATGCGTTCCTTTCGACTGGACTGAGTCTCTCCTTCGGTGTCATG ATATTTTCCTCCTTGTTCAGCATGTTGCCGTCATCGAAGAAGTATCTGATCACCGGAGGCATGACCCCGAGAGATGCGACATTGACCATGATTGGCTTCTTCCTGCTTGGTGCATTCGGCATTTCTATCCTTTCAGACATCTTGCATCGCTACATACCGCACTCCGTCGTCGATTGCGATCACGAGCACGGTGACGAGGGCAAAGTCGAGGATGAAGAGGCAGCGCACTCGCACAAGCCCATGCAAGAGCAAAACAGTGGATTGCTGCAGCCCGACGCTGGACACGAGGAGCACTCCTACGGCACTAACAGTGACAACTCCAAGTTGCCCCGTCGACCGTCATTACACACGGCCATCTCGACCAAGGTCTCACAACTAGTCACCGGCCAGAAGAAAGCACTCTGCGACGAGGATGGGCAGTGCTACGGCTACTCAGATGCATGCGGGGCAGAATGCTTCAAGAATGTACAGCAGCGGCCTCCCCGTCTGTATGCCTCCAAGTCAAGCCAGCATCTAAACCCAGCACGCCCCTCCGCAGCCAACAGACACCAGACCACTCAAGGTCCGCACGCCCACGACCGCCAGCTTCTTACTCTCGAGGATGTCGACGAGACAACACCACTCATGCCCACGCGCTCCGGACCTGCCATGATGGACAGCTCGACCGCCAGCCTGCCTACCACGAACAACACACGCCCGCGCAGCCTCGCGCAAAAACACAGCCAGACGTCGCTCTCATCCGCATCCTCAAGCCACTCAGCCCACTCGCACGCCTCCCACGCCCcgcaacaccaccaccacgtcCCCACCAACGCCTTCCTCGCCATCGGTCTCCAGACCAGCACCGCAATCGCGCTGCACAAGATCCCCGAAGGCTTCATCACCTACGCGACCAACCACGCGAACCCAACCCTCGGCCTCTCCATCTTCCTCGCGCTCTTCATCCACAACATAACCGAAGGCTTCGCGCTCGCCCTCCCCCTCTACCTCGCCATCAACTCGCGCTGGCGCGCCATGTTCTGGAGCGCCCTCCTCGGCGGCGTATCGCAGCCGCTCGGCGCCGGCGTTGCAGCGCTGTGGTTCAAAGTGGCAGGCCGCGGCAAGAGCGACGGCATGGGCGAGCCCGGCGAGAAAGTTTACGGCTGCATGTTCGCCGTGACCGCAGGCATCATGGCCATGGTGTCGCTGCAGTTGCTCGGCGAGTCGCTCGACTTGACGCATAGTCGGAAACTGTGCTTCGTCAGCGCGTTCGCCGGCATGGGCATCCTGGGGCTAAGCAGTGCGCTTACAGCGTAG